A genomic region of Elaeis guineensis isolate ETL-2024a chromosome 9, EG11, whole genome shotgun sequence contains the following coding sequences:
- the LOC105035298 gene encoding uncharacterized protein — protein sequence MGWKAAEKIIQCWKILRGDNVMIIRGKDKGETGVIKRVIRSQNRVIVEGKNLVKKHIKQGQGHEGGIFSIEAPLHVSNVQVLDPVTGRPCKIGYKYLEDGTKVRISRGQQASGAIIPRPEILKQRRKPRPTESGPKDSPIDLVLEKTYDAKAGIGMPDL from the exons atggggTGGAAGGCAGCTGAGAAGATAATCCAATGCTGGAAGATCCTCAGAGGAGATAAT GTAATGATTATAAGAGGGAAAGATAAGGGTGAGACAGGTGTCATCAAACGTGTTATCCGGTCCCAAAACCGAGTCATTGTTGAGGGAAAGAATCTG GTGAAGAAACACATCAAGCAAGGACAAGGACATGAAGGTGGGATCTTTTCAATTGAAGCTCCTCTTCATGTCTCAAATGTTCAAGTTCTTGACCCTGTTACTGG GAGACCTTGTAAGATTGGATACAAGTATCTGGAAGATGGAacaaaggtaagaatctctagaGGGCAGCAAGCATCTGGAGCCATAATTCCTCGTCCAGAGATCTTAAAACAAAGGAGAAAACCAAGACCTACTGAAT CTGGTCCTAAGGATTCGCCCATTGACCTCGTACTCGAGAAAACATATGATGCTAAAGCTGGAATTGGGATGCCTGACCTTTGA